One segment of Alligator mississippiensis isolate rAllMis1 chromosome 13, rAllMis1, whole genome shotgun sequence DNA contains the following:
- the FAM43B gene encoding protein FAM43B, whose product MLPWRRSKFVLVEEERKGKGKSLGPGLSYASLLASFLRSCPDLLPECPLERLGSVFRSRRQKVELTQEEPSYTVWYLGNAVTLHAKGEGCTDEAVGKIWAKSGGGGGAKMKLSLGPHGIRMTPCDKGARRPGHAYLLHRITYCVADGRHPKVFAWVYRHQVKNKAVVLRCHAVLVSKADKARAMALLLYQTSVSAFNEFKRLKRQNDFRHVQQQLLGDAIIPLVPIRKLLNAKCPYRPPAERNRSAPRLSSILEEEEDESLAAGGDDGSACAGSPAAPRPTTSRALGASSLNSGSHRSLDRVSSCIATAKRRNSGASGPGSGSLAPGSETAKQKERATVLTLTREMRGCSLRSPLPHGY is encoded by the coding sequence ATGCTGCCCTGGCGCCGGAGCAAGTTCGTGCTGGTGGAGGAGGAgcgcaagggcaagggcaagagcCTGGGCCCGGGGCTGAGCTACGCCTCGCTGCTGGCCAGCTTCCTGCGCTCCTGCCCCGACCTGCTGCCCGAGTGCCCGCTGGAGCGGCTGGGCAGCGTCTTCCGCAGCCGGCGCCAGAAGGTGGAGCTGACCCAGGAGGAGCCCAGCTACACCGTGTGGTACCTGGGCAACGCCGTGACGCTGCACGCCAAGGGCGAGGGCTGCACCGACGAGGCCGTGGGCAAGATCTGGGCCAAGAGCGGCGGGGGCGGCGGCGCCAAGATGAAGCTGTCGCTGGGCCCCCACGGCATCCGCATGACGCCCTGCGACAAGGGCGCGCGCCGGCCCGGGCACGCCTACCTGCTGCACCGCATCACCTACTGCGTGGCCGACGGGCGGCACCCCAAGGTCTTCGCCTGGGTCTACCGGCACCAGGTGAAGAACAAGGCCGTGGTGCTGCGCTGCCACGCCGTGCTGGTGTCCAAGGCCGACAAGGCCCGGGCCATGGCCCTGCTGCTCTACCAGACCTCGGTCTCCGCCTTCAACGAGTTCAAGCGCCTCAAGCGCCAGAACGACTTCCGCCacgtgcagcagcagctcctgggcGACGCCATCATCCCGCTGGTGCCCATCCGCAAGCTGCTCAATGCCAAGTGCCCCTACCGCCCGCCCGCCGAGAGGAACCGCAGCGCCCCGCGCCTCAGCTCCatcctggaggaggaggaagacgagAGCCTCGCGGCCGGCGGGGACGATGGCTCGGCCTGTGCCGGCAGCCCCGCCGCACCCAGGCCCACCACCagcagggccctgggggcctccagcCTCAACTCCGGCAGCCACAGGAGCCTCGACCGCGTCAGCAGCTGCATCGCCACCGCCAAGAGGCGCAACAGCGGTGCATCCGGCCCTGGCAGCGGGAGCCTGGCGCCGGGCTCCGAGACAGCGAAACAGAAGGAGCGGGCCACGGTGCTGACATTAACCCGGGAGATGCGGGGCTGCAGCCTGCGGAGCCCGCTGCCCCACGGCTACTGA